In Lineus longissimus chromosome 9, tnLinLong1.2, whole genome shotgun sequence, one genomic interval encodes:
- the LOC135493154 gene encoding pericentriolar material 1 protein-like isoform X7 encodes MASGGRAAMSEPRKRGKGAYKVRQSNLADNVSEDRTSVRSAPSLQEDRPNNWDFSDWRPSSMFDSSKRIKKENPEKERDKEKEKGQSLLHESPDRSDHRHHRHRTPSTFPRTKMTANTPASQRVALEKLKTQLNFSDQDEVSNEGERNNERHMPSRRDRPANYTHQDTSGPRRDNRPMDEQRRDNRNVNLGEGEPDSNHIVGRLMQIRGYIKQASNMKQSLLSASGDSRAKKEQLKKLNGLLEHLKEQEGGYVSLLEQMLSSQMEMDDAAAAMETREEDDSESVDIGVDAQSEVSEATTNLTFNANSRPRIEGSLGDYSDEEPPMSIISDFESTGLDQEGSNAPLGLVERKKLEIEAMEAQQTSHWDILTSEARAAIDEKNSELEALRQQRDLLRNMLGQQRQLRDLQGRQVELLQAQRNAEVDVEALDDESTGGDDPIDVAAAANAPISDQEESDESNNNLEVVPRELKELRQKLDYLKNIYQNYPKRDQEEKEAEKEGATAAADSHAIMVEQADRKKQMLQNKLNDLQEKKDSMDTLLSELHNIRQQRCMQINNDLDSNKDSGSVTSSMMRMEQSAAAADLADGTIGDANDVLEMLDARSKLKKLEEVRGRLGHLKDLVQYYESGTQFIHEQDGEDQSSLPAFSDYEDPELMRNLKAFKEDQALARMLYAQKVEEEGATEDDEEDDGQESEQTTEETETETESQMSLGPWGEDPEIQAKVKKLKDAKGRLRRLQQLVNAVQTSPQTVRPEDIAELVASVDGDTSLSEDKQDTSYMASEGEVTEQMRKSVYNARVDEQKSELNNLLYERQRLLGIQNQLQKLYEQFPDVEGMEEVLPQSKPVQNGNASGSNGSGNGGRVKQPVTFQEPPEVFTNDDLYDKMRRQRILREELRQKKRELEAIMKKGRIKKVYNKNQDNQSDNISYSNRSDPFGTMSADFTTAATWGGSTTENLEEVEERNKKKRNNDDDDTDSSTTSEEDDAYPSDGIIQVEEEEEEDDNSEHETYIINEDELGTQGPCVRPPVIESLGARAKGKKGKPDNLDGRVKPRFNAWGSGTSLPKGAKPAPGVKSWSRPVGKVGKQERKLRQENYRSPEDIVREEGNIELLSGLQRQLETTTALCHSLLRDQQALNQVVQSGGLNTPGVLTAGSPYRAPYYDPVSQLNQQQLQFSLQQCQQQMYQQHIEMMQLQQQMAALLQPADSTRSNREQNDEDFRNPYASHSLRNPFRMPSPSYPSPTSQTQMFAQHTPGFSLSPVFPTGFGLGAEGARNTSSSQEGGREIWVNTSGNKKALSKGTDTGDKFKRYPVKPTIPDEDVPKLNLEEILNSKKKPKKPARVENKIKKTEEKDSAVIGRKFPSGPSSGRAAAMAKLSSKKRTPTTANAATGTPADLYRPGLSSQICGTAFHDNASQSSVVSSVPGGERMSLAKLLEKKSKGRVFGDLDSDVPSNLSLFEALRETIYSEVATLISQNENRPHFLIEIFRELQMLSSDYLRQRALYSIQDLVTRFLTDDSMDADSVQAAMQRMREYERKLALAGGKDPDGASPQATKTKSTQKDAAEAMSSSAQDQGSESSASEVHYPRIDTHQLDQQIKAIMTEVIPILKEHMNTVCSPQLLGYIRQIVLDLTKQGDEGQEFVRFFHKQLGTLIQDSLAKFEGRKLNECGEDLLVDMSEVLFNELAFFRLMQDLDDPALSTQRMLAKWRQDSVTSGTEVSTLDGREDGEIDDGSEVRLEYETTEKSDSGDDGDESDDEAENIEEATRASNREEEELGKMRDDEFAGVVEVVNERDEDSDRNSSMMKVELAMSETKPFTRIGSDEDDENMTDESLGSIADPSETAVSRELEAEEEPEQQVDGATEKKADDNKDDEKDVDEQEAQENVHVNGEVVDDDDVEEIGIDDLPSKLTVNQEMIEKKMEEEDEDNSARAAALTITDTELAGDPLHLKEPEPLANSADA; translated from the exons ATGGCAAGTGGGGGCCGAGCTGCCATGTCGGAACCGAGGAAGAGAGGCAAGGGGGCCTACAAAGTTAGACAGAGCAACTTGGCAGACAATGTCAGTGAAGACAGGACCAGTGTCAGGAGTGCACCAAGTCTTCAGGAGGACAGGCCAAACAACTGG GATTTCTCTGACTGGAGACCGAGCAGTATGTTCGACAGCAGCAAACGAATCAAAAAAGAAAATCCCGAAAAAGAACGggacaaggaaaaagaaaaggGCCAGTCGTTGTTGCACGAGTCACCCGACCGTTCAGACCACCGCCATCATCGACACAGGACCCCGTCGACATTCCCGCGGACAAAGATGACGGCTAATACTCCCGCGTCGCAGAGAGTGGCACtggaaaaactgaaaacacagcTGAACTTCAGTGATCAAGATGAG GTGAGTAACGAGGGTGAGCGGAACAATGAACGCCACATGCCCAGCCGTCGAGACCGTCCTGCAAACTACACACACCAGGACACGTCCGGACCCCGACGTGATAATCGGCCGATGGATGAGCAGAGACGTGACAATAGGAATGTAAATCTAGGAGAGGGAGAG CCTGATAGCAACCACATCGTCGGACGGTTGATGCAAATCCGCGGTTACATCAAGCAGGCCTCGAATATGAAGCAGTCGTTACTGTCGGCATCCGGTGATTCT CGTGCAAAAAAGGAGCAGCTTAAGAAACTAAATGGTTTGTTAGAGCACCTGAAAGAGCAGGAGGGTGGATACGTGAGCTTGTTGGAGCAAATGCTG TCGAGTCAGATGGAAATGGACGATGCAGCAGCTGCCATGGAGACGAGAGAAGAAGACGACTCGGAATCGGTCGATATCGGCGTGGACGCCCAGTCAGAGGTCTCAGAAGCTACAACG AACTTGACGTTCAATGCCAATTCCCGGCCGCGGATTGAGGGGAGCCTTGGAGACTATTCTGATGAAGAACCGCCCATGAGCATTATCTCCGATTTTGAGAGTACTGGCTTAGATCAAGAG GGTTCCAATGCTCCTCTTGGTTTGGTCGAGAGGAAGAAACTCGAAATCGAAGCCATGGAGGCCCAGCAGACGTCACACTGGGACATCCTGACGTCAGAGGCACGGGCGGCAATCGATGAAAAGAACAGCGAATTAGAAGCGTTACGCCAGCAGCGTGACCTGTTGAGGAATATGTTGGGCCAGCAGAGACAGTTACGCGACCTCCAAGGGAGACAGGTTGAGTTGTTGCAGGCGCAGCGGAATGCCGAGGTCGATGTTGAGGCGTTGGATGACGAATCGACCGGCGGCGACGACCCGATCGATGTGGCTGCTGCGGCGAATGCCCCGATTTCTGATCAGGAGGAGTCGGATGAGAGCAATAATAATCTGGAAGTCGTGCCAAGGGAATTGAAGGAACTCAGGCAGAAGCTGGACTATCTGAAAAATATCTATCAGAATTATCCAAAGAGGGACCAG GAGGAGAAAGAAGCAGAAAAAGAGGGAGCCACTGCCGCGGCCGACTCGCACGCCATCATGGTCGAACAGGCCGACCGAAAGAAACAGATGCTTCAGAACAAACTGAACGACCTTCAAGAGAAGAAGGACAGCATGGACACTCTCCTCTCGGAGCTGCACAACATTCGACAGCAGAGGTGTATGCAGATTAATAATG ATCTCGATTCCAACAAGGACAGTGGCAGCGTGACATCGTCGATGATGAGGATGGAACAGTCTGCTGCAGCTGCTGATCTCGCCGATGGGACCATAGGTGATGCGAATGATGTTCTGGAGATGTTGGACGCGAGATCAAAACTCAA GAAACTTGAGGAAGTACGAGGACGTCTCGGCCACCTCAAAGATTTAGTTCAGTATTACGAGTCTGGGACTCAGTTCATCCACGAACAAGATGGAGAGGACCAGTCCTCGCTGCCGGCGTTCAGCGACTACGAGGACCCTGAACTCATGCGCAACCTGAAGGCGTTCAAAGAGGACCAGGCCTTGGCCCGTATGTTGTACGCGCAGAAGGTCGAGGAGGAGGGCGCCACGGAGGATGACGAAGAGGATGACGGGCAGGAGTCGGAGCAGACGACAGAGGAGACGGAAACGGAAACCGAGTCGCAGATGAGTCTCGGGCCGTGGGGGGAGGATCCAGAAATACAGGCGAAAGTCAA gaaaTTGAAAGATGCCAAAGGCCGACTAAGGCGTCTCCAGCAGCTCGTAAACGCCGTTCAAACCTCGCCGCAGACCGTGCGTCCAGAAGATATCGCGGAGTTAGTCGCGAGCGTCGATGGGGACACATCGCTGTCCGAGGACAAGCAAGACACCAGCTACATGGCGAGCGAGGGAGAGGTGACGGAACAGATGCGGAAGAGCGTGTACAACGCCAGGGTCGACGAGCAGAAGAGCGAACTGAATAATCTCCTCTATGAGCGACAGAGACTCCTGGGAATACAAAACCAATTACAGAAGCTGTATGAGCAGTTCCCAGACGTCGAAGGG ATGGAAGAGGTCCTTCCGCAGAGCAAGCCGGTGCAGAACGGTAACGCCAGCGGTAGTAACGGTAGCGGTAACGGCGGCCGCGTGAAGCAGCCGGTAACGTTCCAGGAACCGCCGGAGGTCTTCACCAACGACGATCTGTACGACAAGATGAGGAGGCAGCGTATCTTGCGTGAGGAATTACGCCAAAAGAAACGAGAACTCGAGGCGATCATGAAGAAGGGTCGCATCAAGAAGGTTTACAATAAGAACCAGGATAATCAGAGTGATAATATTTCATACTCGAACAGATCAGATCCGTTTGG AACGATGAGTGCCGATTTTACGACTGCAGCCACGTGGGGTGGATCGACGACCGAGAATCTGGAAGAGGTTGAGGaaagaaacaagaagaaacgcaacaatgacgacgatgatacGGATAGCTCGACGACGTCTGAGGAAGATGATGCATACCCGAGTGACGGCATCATCCAggtggaggaggaagaggaggaggatgacAACTCGGAGCACGAGACGTATATCATCAATGAGGATGAACTCGGTACGCAAGGCCCGTGCGTCCGACCCCCGGTCATTGAGAGCTTGGGAGCCAGAGCTAAGGGAAAGAAGGGAAAGCCTGACAACTTGGATGGGCGCGTCAAGCCGAGGTTTAATGCCTGGGGTTCAGGCACTTCACTGCCAAAGGGAGCCAAACCGGCCCCTGGTGTGAAGTCTTGGTCCAGGCCTGTTGGAAAGGTTGGCAAGCAGGAACGAAAGCTCCGGCAGGAGAATTATCGCTCTCCAGAAGATATCGTACGCGAGGAAGGAAATATTGAATTATTAAGTGGTCTGCAGAGACAGCTTGAGACGACCACAGCGTTGTGTCATTCTTTGCTCCGCGATCAGCAAGCCCTGAATCAAGTGGTCCAAAGTGGTGGACTCAATACCCCCGGTGTGTTGACTGCAGGCAGTCCATACCGCGCTCCGTATTATGACCCCGTGTCGCAGTTGAACCAGCAGCAACTCCAGTTCTCCCTGCAGCAGTGCCAACAGCAGATGTACCAGCAACACATCGAGATGATGCAGCTCCAACAGCAAATGGCCGCGCTTCTCCAACCAGCTGACTCTACCCGTAGCAATCGTGAACAAAATGATGAAGATTTCCGTAATCCGTATGCAAGCCATTCGTTACGAAATCCATTCCGTATGCCCAGCCCATCCTACCCATCACCTACTTCTCAAACCCAGATGTTTGCACAGCATACCCCTGGTTTTAGTTTGAGTCCAGTTTTCCCGACTGGGTTCGGTTTGGGGGCAGAAGGTGCCCGCAATACCAGCTCCAGTCAGGAAGGCGGGCGGGAAATCTGGGTCAACACGTCAGGGAACAAGAAGGCACTGAGCAAAGGGACTGACACAGGTGACAAGTTTAAAAGATACCCGGTGAAACCAACCATACCAGACGAAGATGTCCCCAAGTTGAACTTGGAGGAAATACTCAATTCAAAAAAGAA GCCCAAGAAACCTGCTAGAGTTGAAAATAAGATTAAGAAAACCGAAGAAAAAGACTCGGCTGTGATAGGCAGAAAATTTCCCTCCGGACCCTCGAGTGGCCGAGCAGCAGCCATGGCCAAGTTGTCCAGTAAAAAACGCACCCCCACCACTGCTAACGCTGCGACAGGCACACCTGCTGATTTATATCGTCCAGGCCTGAGCTCGCAGATCTGCGGCACAGCGTTCCATGATAATGCCAGCCAGTCGAGTGTCGTGTCGAGTGTCCCTGGAGGGGAAAGGATGTCGCTGGCAAAGCTCTTGGAGAAGAAGTCCAAGGGAAGAGTATTTGGAGACCT TGATTCCGATGTCCCCAGTAACCTCTCCCTCTTCGAGGCTCTCCGAGAGACCATTTACTCTGAAGTCGCCACACTGATTTCCCAGAACGAAAATCGTCCACACTTCCTCATCGAGATATTCCGTGAATTGCAAATGTTGAGTTCAGATTATCTCCGCCAGAGGGCGCTGTACTCGATTCAGGACCTGGTGACGAGGTTTCTTACTGACGACAGCATGGATGCAGATTCTGTGCAGGCC GCTATGCAGCGTATGCGCGAATACGAGCGCAAGTTGGCCCTGGCCGGTGGGAAGGACCCAGACGGAGCGAGCCCCCAGGCCACAAAGACAAAGTCCACCCAGAAAGATGCTGCTGAGGCCATGAGCAGCTCGGCCCAAGATCAAGGCAGTGAGAGCTCTGCTTCCGAGGTCCAT TACCCTCGCATCGACACCCATCAGCTCGACCAGCAGATCAAGGCCATCATGACCGAGGTCATCCCCATCCTCAAGGAGCACATGAACACCGTCTGCTCGCCTCAGCTCCTCGGCTACATCAGGCAGATCGTCCTTGACCTCACCAAACAGGGCGACGAGGGACAGGAGTTTGTGCGCTTCTTCCACAAGCAGTTGGGCACGTTGATCCAGGACTCGCTTGCAAAGTTTGAGGGAAGAAA ACTCAACGAGTGTGGTGAAGACCTTCTCGTCGACATGTCAGAGGTTCTTTTCAACGAGCTGGCATTCTTCCGTCTGATGCAAGATCTTGATGACCCAGCCTTGTCCACGCAGAGAATGCTGGCCAAGTGGAGACAG GACTCGGTAACTTCTGGCACTGAGGTCAGCACCTTGGATGGCCGAGAAGATGGTGAGATAGACGATGGTTCGGAGGTCCGTCTGGAATACGAGACGACGGAGAAATCAGACTCTGgcgatgatggtgatgaaagcGATGATGAAGCTGAGAACATTGAAGAGGCCACGCGAGCTTCCAATCGGGAGGAAGAGGAACTTGGAAAG ATGCGTGATGACGAGTTTGCAGGTGTAGTTGAGGTGGTGAACGAGAGAGATGAAGACAGTGACCGCAACTCCTCCATGATGAAGGTGGAACTGGCCATGAGTGAAACAAAACCGTTTACCCG AATTGGTAGCGACGAGGATGATGAAAACATGACCGACGAATCTCTCGGTAGTATCGCTGACCCGTCCGAGACGGCCGTGTCTCGCGAGTTGGAGGCAGAGGAGGAGCCAGAGCAGCAGGTAGATGGCGCCACGGAGAAGAAGGCAGACGACAATAAGGACGATGAGAAGGATGTGGATGAACAGGAGGCGCAGGAGAATGTGCACGTCAACGGCGAG gttgttgatgatgatgatgtagaagAGATAGGTATTGATGATCTTCCAAGTAAACTAACTGTTAACCAG